The genomic stretch GGAATCCAAGAGGATATCGGCCATCCTGTACTGAAGTAATTGGGATAGATATTATTGTTCTGAACAAATAATCCAGTCATTTTACTGGTAAAAAAGGAACCGTTCAGGGTAATGAACTTATCAAATAGGGAAGCGTCCAGCTCCACGCTGATCTCTTCCCGCTTTGGCATGGCCAAATCCAGGTTTTCGCCCCTCCTTACGTCAGTGGCGTTATTGTTCAGACCGTCTTTCCACTCGTACCAGGATCCTTCATCGGTATAAATCCCTTCATAAAGGTAATATTCCTCGATGTCCAGGTCGGTATGAAGGATCCCACCCGACACGGATAGCCTAAGGTCGTCCACTACACTGGATGAGGCCAAGAACCCCTCTTCACTGAGCCTCCACCCAAGGGATACCGTAGGAGAAAAAGCATTCCGATTGCCCGGTGCCAACTTGGCGCTGTGTACCATTGCGCCGCTAAAGTCCAAGTAGTATTTCTGGTTGTAATCATAACTACCATAAAGCCCTAAATTAGCGTTACTGGCCTTATGGTACATCTCAGATTCACCTGTCTGGAAACCATTGGCGATCAACATGGCGGAAATATGGTGCTTATTGTCGATGCTTTTTTGATAGTTCAGTTGCCCGGAAAAAGACAGGGTTTGCCGAAACCAGCTATTATCGATATTTTGTGTTTTGGAGCTGGCATCCTGCCCGTATTTGGTCAAGCTGGCTATTTCGTCCATCCCATTAAAATTGGTCCAATTGGCTTGGTAAACGGCATAATCATTATTAAAGGACAGGTTATAGGAAGTGGCATAGTCGAGCCCGAATAGGGAGTTAAAGCTGAGCCCCTCCAGTACATTGCTTAAATCCGCGTTGACACCGGCATTAAACTGGAACTGCCTGCTTGTATATTTAGTTGATCCTCCCCCGTAGCTTCCTGCAATCGGGTTGGTCTGGTCCAGTTGGGAACCACCTAGCAAGTACCTGCCATCGATAAGGTGCTGGCTGTTCTGCACATAATTTTGCGAAACCTCATCATCGGGTGACAACATGTCGATCGGGATCAGTGGAGCAAAGCGGTAAGGACGCAAGGTCGTGGATCCGCCCCAATAATCTGCGTTGATACCCTTCCCATTATAAAAGATTGCGGCAGCATCCACTTTTGCCGAGATAAAATCGTTCAGGTTGATATCGACATTTCCACGAACATTAATCCGCTCATTTCCGTTTTGGGCTGCCTGTCCAAAATCCAATACAGAACCCTCTGTCCAAAAACCGATGTTGCTATAATACCGGGCCCTTTCATTGCCACCAGAAATTTCCATGGTGGCATCATAGCGTGTATAGGTTTTTTGTAGATAATCGTCTGAAAAATAATCGACATTGGGATAGCGGTAAGGATTCCTCCCTGAAGAATAATTATAGATATCCTCTTCAGTATACAATGAACTTAGCCCATCATTGGACCGGGCCTCGTTGTACAAGCTCATGTATTCCCCAGACCCAAGGTATTTGGGATAGCTTTTGGGTACATTTACCCCGGCATTGGTCCGCACATCTATGGTTTGGGTATTGGTCACGCCCCTTTTGGTGGTGACCAATAACACGCCTCTGGCACCACGGCTTCCGTATAGGGCAATGGCATTGACGCCCTTTAAGAACGTAATTTGGGCAATTTCTGTGGGCATCACACTGCCTAGGTCACGGGGCACACCATCCACCAATGTCAGGTAGCTACTGTTTCCCCACAGGTTACCGTTAAACCCTCCCACATAAGCTTCCATACCATCCAGGGGATAGGTAATGTAATTTTCATTCATGACATCATGCATGTTCACGTAGGAAACACCACCCATAAGGTCACGCTTATCCTTGGTCTGAAATGCCACCAACACTTCCTCACCCTCTAAGTATGGATACATGACAATCTCTTCAAGATCGGGATGTGCCTGAAGGATCTTGGTTTCATAACCAGGAGCCTCTACTGCCAGATATGCATTGGAAGTCACCTCCAGCTTTACGGTTCCCAGGCTATCGGAAACCGCTGAATAATCATCTTGGTCACTGGTGATAATGGCACCCGTGATAGGATTACCGGAACTGGCCCTCACTATGGGGGCTATATTTATTTTCATTGTACCCTGTGCCATCAGGTGCAGCGGAAGCAGCACCAAGCAGATACAGCATACAAAACCTGTTTTTATATATTTCATATGTTTACAATTTTTTCTTAAAAGCCACATGGAATCTCGCACTACGGATAACCATCCCAGCGTGTGACACTTGGGTCATGCTCGATTTCATCATCTTAATTCATTAGATTTTACCATTCAAAAGGTAATACAACTTACCATCCAGGGTTTTGATAAAATTCCGGATAAAGGCTTACATCGGCTAGCTTAAGGGGCAACCAATAATGCTTGTTGGTGAAAACCCGCTCAATGATGACCTCTTCCCTCATGTTCACAATGCGGTTTTCGGTTGGGTCCTCGGTATTGAATTCCCCTGCCCTGTCAAACTCAAAAGAAGTCTTGGTGGTATAGGGCTCTTCGATCAACAACATCCACCTGCGCAGGTCATTGAACCGATGTCTTTCGAAAGCCAGCTCCACAGCCCTCTCCCTTCTCAGTTCGGGAAGAAAATCTTCTACAGATCCTAAAAACCGCTCATGTACACCAACCATTCCGGCACGCTCCCGGATCACATTTACCGCTTCCACAGGAGTTTTGGCAAATGTGGAAGAAGTGGCACCAATGCTATTGTACCCCATCAAAGTGGCCTCTGCATACATTAAGTAGATGTCAGCCAACCGCATATAAGGCACATTGATATGCAAGGCAGTCCCCCAATCATAGGCCCTATCGTATTTATTGGCTGCCAATGGGGCGAACTTATGCATGGCATATCCTGAGGGGCTTCCTGTCACCACTTCCCTATAAGTACCTCCTGTATGGAGGTTTGCATACCGGTTGATTTCTTGACTAGCTTCAGGAATAGCCCCCTGAACTACTTTTACACCATCATACACGATCGACGTGTAAAAACGTGGATCACGACCCTTCCATGGATAGTATGGATCATAACCTGATTCAGGATCAGTTTGAGTGACATCATCAGGTAATGGCAGGCCATTGGCCATACCAAAATTATCATGCACGTAATTAGCTGTAGGGTAAAAATTTGTCGGGTCACCTTCATCCACGAATGTAGGTTTATACTGCTTTGAAATTCGCCAGTGTGTATCATTGGCACTGTAGTACACCGACCTAAATATAGCCTCTGTACCTCCGGGCAGTGCCCAGTTTTGGCTTGTGGTATAAAAATTATCATTATACTTGTCAAAAGGCAGTAAGGCGTATTGGGTTTCCCCTGCTTCCACCAATTGTAAAATTTCACCAAAAGTATCTGCAGCCTTCTTGCAATATTCTGCATGATAGGTTTCGCTTCCCGTGGACACAGAGTTCATCAATGGGCTTCCTGCCCAAAGGTAATTTTTGCCCAAATAACCCAAGGCCTTGATTTTGTTGATCCGTTGCTGATTCTTGCCCAGGGTCCTTCTTCCGGTGGTGGTATCATCCCAATCAATCGGTAGTAAATCTGCTGCTCTTTCCAAGTCCTGAGCCACCCTTTCGGCACTTTCATGGTAACTCAAACGTGGTAAAGTCAACTGCTCATCACTTGGCAAAACTTGGTCCACATAGGGCAGTCCCCCAAAATACTGGATCAAGGAGAAATGGAACCAGGCCCTAAAAAACAGTAACTGGCCTTCTATCAACTGCCGCTCTTCTTCGGTGGCATCTGTCATCAGGGAAAGATTTTCCAATCCCATATTGGCTTTGCGGATACCATACCAGGCAAGTGGCCAAAGTCCTTTATTTTTATGATCCCTGTTAGTATTAGCTGAGGAAGCATCCAACCACCCGTTGTTTCCTGCTCCATTTTCTACCTGCCAGCCCCAAAAGTTACCCCGATCGATATTATAGGACAAATGGAATGTACCTGCCGTGGACTCGATTTCATCCTCTCCCCAATTCCAGGAACTGGTATAACCGGACAAGGTAAAATTGGGTACGCAATGATAAAGTTCCTCCACGTAGCCCTGAAAATTGGTGAAATTCTGGAAGGCCTGCTCTTCGGAAATAATGGATTCCGGTGCTCTTTCCAGATAGTCTTCACAAGAGGAAACGATTAAAAACATCGCTATCCAAATAGATCCCCTTATTAATGATTTTATAGCATTGTTCATTGGAGTTGCTCGTTTAGAATGTAACATTAAGGCCCAAGTTTATCCTTCTTACCATCGGGTATGCCCCTTGGTAAGATGGCCCCCCGAAGTTGGATTCCCGGTCATCGGGCATATCGGTCCAGAGTAGCAGGTTATTGCCATTTACGTACACCCGCATATTGCTCAATCCCATGTGCCTTACCCAATCGGACTGGAAGTTATAGGCGACTTCCGCATTCTTTAGCCGCAGGTAAGAACCATCATACAGGTACCTGGGGCCTGAATTGAAACTGGAAGGCTGTGAACGCCATCGTGGCAAGGGGGAATCTGCCGATGTGTTTTCCATTGACCAATAGGTTCCCTCCTCATAGACCAAATTAAGTCCACCGGCCAAACTGGTAAGTGAAACGTCCCTGGTCACATTGTTCACCCCATAAAACTGCAGGTACAGGCTCAGTCCCTTCCACTCCACTCCCAAGTTGGTGCTGTACGTGTTTTGGGGCACGCCGGAATAGCCATAAGGAGCGGAATCAAATGCGTCTACGACGCCATCCCCGTTAAAATCTGCGATGTAATAGTTTCCAGGCAGCTTGGCCATATCATTGGTGTTGTGCTGGGGACTTGCATAGAGTTCATCCCAGGTGTTGTAATAGCCTGCGCTGATATGGCTTCTATATTGTCCGAGTTGGTAGCCCGCATTTTTTTGGTAATCAGGCCGTAGTGCTGGATCATCTCTATCAATGACCTGATCGATAGCATGGGTCATGGAAAAGTCTCCCCAAAGCCTGATCCCACTGCTAAAGGTATGGTTAAGCCCAACGGTAAACTCATAGCCTTCGGTCTCTACCCTCCCCAGGTTTGCGGCCGGGGCAGTGGCACCGTAATAACTGGGAACCGAGCGCCCACTGGACATCAGGATGTCCACCCTATTGTCTCGGAACCAGTCCACGCTACCATTAATCAAGCCATTGAAAAAACCAAACTCAATCCCCATATTGTACTTGTAGACCGTCTCCCAACTGACATTGGGGTTTCCTATGGAATTTTGCCTGAACCAGGTATAAGGACTGTTTTCACCTTCTACGCCAATGACTCCCAACTGGGAATTGTCACCATAGACCCACTGGTCCATAAATAAAAACCGGCCTCCGATATTGTCATCACCGACTTCCCCATAGGATGCCCGTAGTTTTAGTAGATCCACAAAAGAGAGGTCTTTTATAAAATTCTCTTCTGATATGTTCCAGCCCAATCCGCCCGAGGAAAAGAACGCAAACCGGTTTTCAGGAGAGAATTTCTCAGAACCATTATAGGCGCCGTTGTATTCGATCATGTATTTGTTTTTATAATCATACGTCGCCCTGAACACCCAATCCTCACGATAACTTGGTATGACACTACCAATGGCATCTTCCTGCCTGTTCAGGAGCCCCATCAGGGAGTAATTATGTTTCCCCTCAATACTTTTCGCATAGTTCAATTGTATTTGATAGAAAAGCCTTCTTCGAGATGCATTATTGTTTACACTCCCCCCTTGGTCCTCCCATGTGACCGCTTCTACATAATCAAACCGGGTATTTGGATCCAGTATATTTCTAAATGTTGTTTCTCCCGTAAAAGGGTCAATCCATTTAGTATTGGGAGCGTTATAGAGATCGTTTATCCCCTTATTGGTTTCCTGAAAAGAATTATCTACCGCTAGGGTTCCCTTAAAATTCAGCCCTTTCAAAACCATGCCCAGATCCTGCTCCAATAGGAAATTGGTGGACAAGTTGGTCGTAGTAATGTAATTGACTCCACTGGCAGCCAAGTTCAACAAGGAGTTTGTAACCGCATAATCATCAGGGACATAAGTCCCATAGGCCCCATCAGGGTATATGGGTAAAAAAACATCGGGAGGGCTTTTATAGGCAGAGTTCCAGTAACTTTCCGGAAAATCATAGGCCCATGGCGCTTGACGAACGCCGTAGGTACCCCCAAGGTTAACCCCCAACTTGGTCGTTGGTGTCAATTGAAAATCGAGGTTACTCCTAAAATTGATCCTGTTATAGTTAAAGCCTGCTTGGTAACCTCTTCCTGTATCAAATTTCTGGAACAGATCACCTTCGTATTGGTAATCGATACTGGTAAAATATTTGACAAAATCGGTCCCGCCACGGATCCCCACATTGGCATTATAGGCCATGGCCTGGTCCTTGAATACCACATCCTGCCAGTCCACATTTGGATACCTTTCTATTTCCTCTTGATTGGCAGGGAACCTGTACTTCTCCCGCATCGCCTGCGGGATCATCTCACCCCAACTGCTTGGGCTCAGGGACAATTCGCGTTCAATAGCAAGGTTTCTTACGCCGATGGCATCATAGGAATCCAGCTTTCCTGGAAGCTTGGAAACCGACTTCATCGTCGTGCTTATATTGGCAGTGATTTCCGCTTTACCTTCCCGACCTCTCTTTGTGGTTACGATGATCACACCATTGGCTCCTCTGGATCCAAATACCGCTGTAGCCGAAGCATCCTTCAGTACCGAGATGGATTCTACAGAATTGATATCCATATTGGCAAAAAACTCGGGGCGCTCCACGCCATCAACCAAGATCAACGGGGAGTTACCGTTCCAGCTGTTCTGTCCCCGGATGACGATCTGGGGCATTTCTTCTCCGGGTGTACCCACGCTGGAGGTGGTAATCACACCTGGTAAGTTACCGGTAAGGGCCTGGCCCACATTGGACACCCCACCGGTACGTTTGAGCACCTCCCCATCGGCCTGGGTTACTGCGCCCACAATGGTTTCCTTTTTCTGCTCGGCATAGCCCACTACCACCACCTCGTCCAAGGATTGAAGATCTTCTTCCAGGGAAATGTCAATGGTATTTTGGGAGCCGACCGTAACCTTCTGTTCGACAAACCCCACAAAGCTGAATACAAGGGTTTCCCCTTCGTTTACATCAATGGTGTATTCTCCGTCTACATTGGTCACGGTACCGCGGGTAGTCCCTTCTATACGGACTGTCACGCCTGGAATAGGCATACCATCGGTATCGGAGGCTACTTTACCTGTTATTTTTACCAATTCTTCCCCTAAAGATTCATGGACATTTAAGGTGTCATTTACTTTGGGGGCCATTGTGGGGCCATCAAAATATTTGCTGGTGCCTGCCATTAATCCCGTAGTCAAAAACAACGAGATAATAAAGCCCCTTCCAAAATATTTGGAAAGCATATTAATTTTCCTCAGTATAATTTTTACCATACTTTGTGTAATATTTTAAATGAGTATTATTTGCAATTCGTCTTTATTGATCTGCCGATCGAAACGATGCTTTTGTCAGAAAAGCCTCTTTTTAACTCGTATTATTAACTACTGTTTAGAAATTCTTTTTTCATAGGTTATCTTAGTTTTGGGTTAATTAATAAATTATAT from Echinicola soli encodes the following:
- a CDS encoding SusC/RagA family TonB-linked outer membrane protein, which codes for MKYIKTGFVCCICLVLLPLHLMAQGTMKINIAPIVRASSGNPITGAIITSDQDDYSAVSDSLGTVKLEVTSNAYLAVEAPGYETKILQAHPDLEEIVMYPYLEGEEVLVAFQTKDKRDLMGGVSYVNMHDVMNENYITYPLDGMEAYVGGFNGNLWGNSSYLTLVDGVPRDLGSVMPTEIAQITFLKGVNAIALYGSRGARGVLLVTTKRGVTNTQTIDVRTNAGVNVPKSYPKYLGSGEYMSLYNEARSNDGLSSLYTEEDIYNYSSGRNPYRYPNVDYFSDDYLQKTYTRYDATMEISGGNERARYYSNIGFWTEGSVLDFGQAAQNGNERINVRGNVDINLNDFISAKVDAAAIFYNGKGINADYWGGSTTLRPYRFAPLIPIDMLSPDDEVSQNYVQNSQHLIDGRYLLGGSQLDQTNPIAGSYGGGSTKYTSRQFQFNAGVNADLSNVLEGLSFNSLFGLDYATSYNLSFNNDYAVYQANWTNFNGMDEIASLTKYGQDASSKTQNIDNSWFRQTLSFSGQLNYQKSIDNKHHISAMLIANGFQTGESEMYHKASNANLGLYGSYDYNQKYYLDFSGAMVHSAKLAPGNRNAFSPTVSLGWRLSEEGFLASSSVVDDLRLSVSGGILHTDLDIEEYYLYEGIYTDEGSWYEWKDGLNNNATDVRRGENLDLAMPKREEISVELDASLFDKFITLNGSFFTSKMTGLFVQNNNIYPNYFSTGWPISSWIPYINYNNDQRTGADFQLNLNKRIGQVDWTLGFSGIYYTTKASKRSENFEFDYQSRVGKPLDGIWGLESLGFFSGIDDIENSPEQAFGEVKPGDIKYRDQNGDGVINAQDEVYLGRGGWSGAPLTMGVNISAKYKNFTFFALGTARTGAYAMKTNDYFWVNGDDKYSEVVRDRWTEATKETATFPRLTTLNGANNFRNSDFWMYSTNRFDLTRVQVSYTFPSRMFGEQFLKGLDVYANGANLLTIAPNRDILEMNIGSAPQTRFYNVGIKAKF
- a CDS encoding RagB/SusD family nutrient uptake outer membrane protein, with protein sequence MNNAIKSLIRGSIWIAMFLIVSSCEDYLERAPESIISEEQAFQNFTNFQGYVEELYHCVPNFTLSGYTSSWNWGEDEIESTAGTFHLSYNIDRGNFWGWQVENGAGNNGWLDASSANTNRDHKNKGLWPLAWYGIRKANMGLENLSLMTDATEEERQLIEGQLLFFRAWFHFSLIQYFGGLPYVDQVLPSDEQLTLPRLSYHESAERVAQDLERAADLLPIDWDDTTTGRRTLGKNQQRINKIKALGYLGKNYLWAGSPLMNSVSTGSETYHAEYCKKAADTFGEILQLVEAGETQYALLPFDKYNDNFYTTSQNWALPGGTEAIFRSVYYSANDTHWRISKQYKPTFVDEGDPTNFYPTANYVHDNFGMANGLPLPDDVTQTDPESGYDPYYPWKGRDPRFYTSIVYDGVKVVQGAIPEASQEINRYANLHTGGTYREVVTGSPSGYAMHKFAPLAANKYDRAYDWGTALHINVPYMRLADIYLMYAEATLMGYNSIGATSSTFAKTPVEAVNVIRERAGMVGVHERFLGSVEDFLPELRRERAVELAFERHRFNDLRRWMLLIEEPYTTKTSFEFDRAGEFNTEDPTENRIVNMREEVIIERVFTNKHYWLPLKLADVSLYPEFYQNPGW
- a CDS encoding SusC/RagA family TonB-linked outer membrane protein codes for the protein MVKIILRKINMLSKYFGRGFIISLFLTTGLMAGTSKYFDGPTMAPKVNDTLNVHESLGEELVKITGKVASDTDGMPIPGVTVRIEGTTRGTVTNVDGEYTIDVNEGETLVFSFVGFVEQKVTVGSQNTIDISLEEDLQSLDEVVVVGYAEQKKETIVGAVTQADGEVLKRTGGVSNVGQALTGNLPGVITTSSVGTPGEEMPQIVIRGQNSWNGNSPLILVDGVERPEFFANMDINSVESISVLKDASATAVFGSRGANGVIIVTTKRGREGKAEITANISTTMKSVSKLPGKLDSYDAIGVRNLAIERELSLSPSSWGEMIPQAMREKYRFPANQEEIERYPNVDWQDVVFKDQAMAYNANVGIRGGTDFVKYFTSIDYQYEGDLFQKFDTGRGYQAGFNYNRINFRSNLDFQLTPTTKLGVNLGGTYGVRQAPWAYDFPESYWNSAYKSPPDVFLPIYPDGAYGTYVPDDYAVTNSLLNLAASGVNYITTTNLSTNFLLEQDLGMVLKGLNFKGTLAVDNSFQETNKGINDLYNAPNTKWIDPFTGETTFRNILDPNTRFDYVEAVTWEDQGGSVNNNASRRRLFYQIQLNYAKSIEGKHNYSLMGLLNRQEDAIGSVIPSYREDWVFRATYDYKNKYMIEYNGAYNGSEKFSPENRFAFFSSGGLGWNISEENFIKDLSFVDLLKLRASYGEVGDDNIGGRFLFMDQWVYGDNSQLGVIGVEGENSPYTWFRQNSIGNPNVSWETVYKYNMGIEFGFFNGLINGSVDWFRDNRVDILMSSGRSVPSYYGATAPAANLGRVETEGYEFTVGLNHTFSSGIRLWGDFSMTHAIDQVIDRDDPALRPDYQKNAGYQLGQYRSHISAGYYNTWDELYASPQHNTNDMAKLPGNYYIADFNGDGVVDAFDSAPYGYSGVPQNTYSTNLGVEWKGLSLYLQFYGVNNVTRDVSLTSLAGGLNLVYEEGTYWSMENTSADSPLPRWRSQPSSFNSGPRYLYDGSYLRLKNAEVAYNFQSDWVRHMGLSNMRVYVNGNNLLLWTDMPDDRESNFGGPSYQGAYPMVRRINLGLNVTF